One part of the Oryzias melastigma strain HK-1 linkage group LG21, ASM292280v2, whole genome shotgun sequence genome encodes these proteins:
- the spopla gene encoding speckle-type POZ protein-like A: protein MSRVPTPPPPGEMSSGPVAESWCYTQVKVVKFSYMWTINNFSFCREEMGEVLKSSTFSSGPNDKMKWCLRVNPKGLDDESKDYLSLYLLLVSCPKSEVRAKFKFSLLNAKREETKAMESQRAYRFVQGKDWGFKKFIRRDFLLDEANGLLPDDKLTLFCEVSVVQDSVNISGQSNMNMLKVPECQLSDDLGNLWECSRFTDCSLYVGGQEFKAHKSILAARSPVFNAMFEHEMEESKKNRVDISDVDPDVFREMMGFIYTGKAPNLEKMADNLLAAADKYALERLKVMCEEALCNSLSVENVADTLILADLHSAEQLKAQAIDFINRCSVLRQLGCKDGKNWNSNHATDIMETAGWKSMIQSHPHLVAEAFRALASAQCPPFGLPRKRLKQS from the exons ATGTCGCGGGTtcccaccccccctcctccaggGGAGATGTCAAGTGGACCTGTGGCAGAGAGCTGGTGCTACACACAG GTCAAGGTGGTGAAGTTTTCCTACATGTGGACcataaataattttagtttttgtagaGAAGAAATGGGAGAAGTCCTGAAGAGCTCAACTTTCTCCTCTGGCCCTAATGACAAAATGAAATG GTGTCTGCGAGTTAATCCAAAGGGACTCGACGATGAAAGCAAAGATTATCTGTCGCTGTACTTACTGCTTGTTAGTTGTCCAAAAAGTGAAGTTAGAGCTAAATTCAAATTTTCGTTGTTGAATGCTAAAAGAGAGGAGACAAAAGCAATGG AAAGCCAAAGAGCGTATAGATTTGTTCAAGGAAAAGACTGGGGATTCAAAAAGTTTATACGAAGAGATTTCCTACTTGATGAAGCTAACGGACTCCTACCAGACGACAAGCTTACACTCTTCTGTGAA GTCAGCGTCGTCCAGGACTCGGTGAACATTTCGGGTCAGTCAAACATGAACATGCTGAAGGTGCCCGAGTGTCAGCTGTCGGATGACCTGGGGAACCTGTGGGAGTGTTCGCGCTTCACCGACTGCAGCCTGTACGTGGGGGGACAGGAGTTCAAAGCCCATAAATCCATCCTTGCAG CTAGATCACCCGTCTTTAACGCAATGTTTGAACACGAAATGGAAGAAAGTAAAAAG AATCGTGTTGACATCAGTGATGTGGATCCAGATGTCTTTCGGGAAATGATGGGATTCATCTATACAGGAAAAGCCCCAAATTTGGAGAAAATGGCGGATAATTTGCTGGCAGCTGCAGATAAA TATGCTCTGGAGCGTTTAAAGGTCATGTGTGAAGAGGCCCTGTGCAACAGCCTCTCGGTGGAGAACGTGGCCGACACCCTCATCCTGGCTGACTTGCACAGCGCCGAGCAGCTCAAAGCACAAGCCATAGATTTTATCAACAG GTGCAGTGTCCTGAGACAGCTGGGCTGTAAAGATGGAAAGAACTGGAATAGCAA TCATGCCACAGACATAATGGAGACTGCAGGCTGGAAGTCGATGATCCAGTCCCACCCTCACTTGGTCGCCGAGGCCTTCCGCGCGCTGGCGTCGGCGCAGTGCCCGCCCTTCGGACTCCCGCGGAAACGTCTAAAACAGTCTTGA